A region of the Dreissena polymorpha isolate Duluth1 chromosome 6, UMN_Dpol_1.0, whole genome shotgun sequence genome:
CAAGTACCGAGAACACGACATATCTATTACGAAGTCAACAAAAGTTTCTGTACAATGTAGGTCACCTTTTATTGGTTTAACCGGTATTTATTAAGATAACTAGGGCACGATATATGAATTACATATGAAAACGTATATGAATTCTTCTCCATCGATGTAGTACGTTAGCACTTTAAACCAGTAAAAGCGATTACCAATTGGTAGTGAATCATACAGCGTGTGCACATTAAAGTGTGAATTTGGTGATAACACATATATTTAGAAATATGATAGGTAGAGCAGGAAGACTTTAAAGACTTTAAGAGAAACAAGCAGGTACTTGCTAACTGAGTAAACTGAGTCTAATCGTCTATAAATTAATCTAAGGTTTCAATATGTACATATACATCCTGTAGTGGATATATTTTTAAGTATCAAACGTTTGtcataataacataataaaatacgTATGTTCCATAAACAACTATTATCCATCTAAATTCCACCTTCTATTCTCCTTCGGGTCTCATGTAAGCGACCAATGGCCGTTAGGCCCTCTTGCTTTAAATTGAAACATATGTACTTATATCGTAAGTACTTAGGAATGTTCATACTTTATAAGCAAATGTTGAATACTCTTTATGATTGAATAAAGCATTGAATAATGTATACTTCATTAAACatataaatgttgtatgtttGTTACAGGCGTATTATCGTAGTACGAGCCGGGTACCAGGCTATTAAGTTGTGTAACCTATTGTCACTTCGTCGGGTTAAACAAAACTATTGAAATCTATCCAACTACTGCGCATTCAATCATTAGGCAATCGACAGCGGAATGCACATGTCAGCTTCAAGTAAGTTGtagtttattaataatttattagatgtgtATTAACAAATGCCATGCATATTGATTAAATAAACACTATTTATATGTCGCGGCTACTTCAATGCTGCtataatcattttcaaaattatcgaGGATAGGCATTTAAAAcgcgttatttttttttttttaaatatttgtcttaGTTATGAGtgttatttgattgttttgaaataatatgcaCTTTTCTTTTTACTATATGACTAATATTTGAAAATCGTCATTTGACCACTTTAACTTTTGAAATGCCCCATTAAGCATGTGTGATCGCATTTGCCTGACGTTGAAGTTAGTAAATGTGTTATGTAGAAATAGCAAGAACGTATATTTAGTTAGTGGAGGCTTCTAGATTAGCCATAAACGTTGCCGTTAAGCATCACAAATAAGGTTTGATGTGGATTGACtgtctttttttcaatattggtgTCATTATATTCCGACATAGAGTACTTAATTTACAATCATGACACTAAAATAGCATGGTTAGAGTTTGCATGTAAGAGATCTTAGCGGTGTGATATTTATGGTGTACGTCTTGCGACCGTTAGGTAAAGATTTCGACCCAATTCGGGGAATGATCACAAGATCttggacaccaagtactggcttaACCCAGGAAACTGATAAAGGCCGCAGCTGAAGTagttctatgcaatcgagctaaactaTAAAGATGTATACCACAGTCACACGTTGTGATTAGCACATTGTCTGTTTACATTTGTTTGCATTACTGATGTTGAAATTCAGTCTTTTGAAAACAGTCTAAAACACATCAACAAAAATAGTTCTTGTTTTCTTGAGAATGCGGTGTTGTTATTATATcttgattttatttcattttacgcATGCACTGTCAGTATTTTGCTCATGCTACATGTTTAAACTCTGGTGTCAAAGTTCTAAAGTTCTGTATATTGAAATTAGTTCATCGTGTGCCAACCCACATTTACCCTCTGGATAATAGCTTTAATGCACCGCTGGTCGATAGGATACGcactatttacaaaaatattaacaactgTCGCAATAATGGTGTACATGGTTTACTTAAACTACCTGTCTATATTGGTTTCggtcattttatttcatttgtcgAAACTAACACTAAATTCCTGGTATCCCATTAGCTTGCTGAACGTATCgtcatttgttttgttaaatttatctGCAGTTAACAATAAACCCTCGGATTGCAATTGCTTTGAATAACGAACGTAGAATATAAGGCCACATCTGGTTTGTTTGCTGTTCGGTTCAACGTATcgattgtttttaaaagtttaaaacaaaCAGGATATACAATGCCAGACAAGTCTAAATATTACTCACCAAATATTGAAATAACTCGAATATATCAACTAATTGTATTCACATTTTATCAAGTTAAAGTCTGCATTTTAAcagaaacaaacacataaagatACAATAATTTGACTTTAAGAGGTTgtgtttataacaataacaattttcAATATATTGCTTTATTCTACACCGTCGGAAGGTTTAATTTTCTTAAACCGTCCGAAATACGACTCAACAAGTATTGTCTGGTCTAACGAGGCCTTTTTGGCAACGCAATATGTCGCTATTGTATAGCTTGCATTGACAAAACCTTTCACACAAAGCGTCGCGATATTTTTTACCAAACCAAAAGCCAGTTTGAGATGGTATCTATCAATGTATGATGGACAGATAATTACGTGTTGACGAAATCATAAGATTAAGTCGATGGTTTAGCTTCAAAGCGACGCTTGAATTTatacatacattattattatGTCATACAACTGGTGCTGAAATAAAGTTATGATTCATAGACTAACAAAGGCACTTCGTAACAATTTCAATGGACTGTATTGTGTAAATTTGGTTATGTCCTCTGAACAAGTTTATCTGCAATATTTTACCGTTGTTGCGTGTATCTGCATACGCCCTCTGTTTACGGCATACCGATCCATATCTTGTAAAGATCTCAAAACCAAGCATTACAGTGGATGCACAAAAACAAAGCCCTTTGCCGTAAAGAAAAAATGTACAttgtattgaaaaataaatttgatttaaagtcAATCAGCCGGAAGATAAACACCCATTCAATGTTTTGTATTAGTTCAAAGGTCGGCTTAACACCGGTTTCCTGAGGTTACTAATAACCATATGACACGACAGAACGATTTGTTTGGCGATAAACTACTGAGGGATATACCGGGTGAAgcatcaacggggttttcagggatttTCATACGGGCTGGACATAATGTAAAGACACCGTTAAGGACTTTGCTTTTGCGATTATCTCAAGTCATTGAAAAAGATGTTGACAAATCTTTAATGCATAAAaggcagtttttcttgcagttttggCCGATattttaaggtataagaataaatcctttaataaatCTGAAAACGGTGACAAAAGTTCCCTTTGCGTGAAGCATAATCGTGCAGTatacatggattttttttaacaagaacacatgcttattaattattatgtatttcataTGCCTTACGCAGCTTAAAAGTGTGtattgtatgcactagttgaaattctttcgatttttaaaaaaaaacgttatttggaaaaaaagcacTTACCAGTGTGTTTGCCTTCacaaacgtttaattgggaacccaacaaagtcacgtgatcctgcaccctgtatagtAAATGTTGTAAATTACAAATTCTCGATGAAAGATGTAAAGCGACCGATTGCGATTGAATACTTTTTTAGACGACCAGATGATATGTCGCATAtacaaaaaatactttttaaagatagTGTCGCATATCAAGGTTAATATCACAAATTTACGtagataataaaatatgttgcCATATGTTTAAATTATAGTGGAAGGAATGATAATCATATTAAGATTGTAGTCTCAGAGAGTCTAATGTCAAATGTTATTTTATTCCCATTTTCACTTTATAAGGGTAATGTTCTGACGTAAAAGCTGGTTTGTTATTCtcataatgtatttattaattgcgTGATGTTTTAATACGTTAAACTGCATACACCCCTTGACTATACGAAGCAATTATGCTTTACAAACGAGTACTTATTTTTATTGGCCGTCACTGTACAATTCAGTAGGTCTTTACTCATTTTTACTCACTGTACAATCTATTATGGGCGCTAAATAAAATCAGAGATGAATATTGTCAATTCTaacaaattaattgtttgttCTGTGAACTACTGTATAATTCAAGCTTTTTAGAAGTCCGTAAATATATACACGACATTCCAAAAACGGCGTCGTTTTATGTTTATCGCAGTGTATCGATATcagatgtatttttaattgtccatgttttattgttaaacattCTAAATGTCATTCAACCAACGTAGCTATTCACTTACTGCAAAGTTTCAAACCTCAAGCTCGGCAGTCGGTTGCTACAATTTGGGTTATATTCAAAACTTACATGCACTAAAGCACATAAACAAAGCCTATTCCGATTACAGATCTAAGACTTGTAAGAGCAGACGTTCCACAATCGGACACACATTAGACCTGTAATACGATATACGTTAAAACTGGCAAGTAAAGGTGTTTCtgtttaacattttattgctTTCCACTTTGGCAACGTGTGATATACCATTACCAGATCTGTGTTTATAAGGAAAAAATAGTATTCAAAAGCAAGTATCGAGTTAAAGTTTGGCGTTCTTATTTGATTAAAACAAAAGCATTACGTTGTTCAATTgacgaacattttttttaaacaattcaacCTTACTACTATAATGCCCAATGTAGTTGTTTAAAGCATGTTGAATTATGTGACAATAGAATATAGACATACTAAGAGACGCATACCCTGGTTGATTTCACGAGCATgagcaagttatttaaaaatatcaGAGTcgtctttattttattatttataaaaaataaacgttcAATGACCGCTCGTTTTGGAGTAGAACAAAATTATTGCGTCGAGATAAGAGCTACAATTGGGAATGTGAAACCAATCTCTTGcacggttacattacatttaagagagcaaggaacgacaactctgcctGGAGATTGATGTGAAACAAGTCGATTACGTGTACAGGGTTCAAACAACCATCCTGAAATGTATCAAACTTAAGCAGTGTTTTCAATATAGAAGTATTTTCTACCCGCATACTATATGAAGGCGAAAAGTCTTGTTGTATAAGGTTCGTCACGTCAAGCTTAAGATTCCAGATCATGACTTTAAACATCAATGTTCTGTGATAACTCAATAATTAACCaattgtgatatttattttaatacttaattTGCGATTGATCGTTATACGTCTGTTCCTCGGTGAAATAGCATTGGTTCCATGATTATACAACGGGTTCGTAGTTTCTTCAAATTTTTACGTAAGAAGTAAATCGACATATGCAAATGAAGTCAAATCTGAGGTTTCCTATGTACATATTAGGGGTGCAACGATACAccggtaaatcggtacattaaaatGAAGAGCTTTCCAAAACCAAATGACGACATCCTGATTGCCAGTAAAGTTTGTCAATTGTTTACCATAATTTCGGCCTTTTTAATGGctgaaaaaataaatcaatctttttgtaaacaacattattattatgattacaaTTGCTTAAATGAATCTTATGTTTGTAAAAATGTGAAAGACGAAAAACTGAATAAAGTTTCCCCCAACGCATCCGGTTGTCTTGCGTTCTCAAGCGCCTGGCGAAGTGGGTTGTGACGAGGTTAAAgcaaaagaaaatttaaaaaaatagtgtatGGGATATAGAGAGTTGAACACAAATCTTGACACTCGCAACTAGTATAACGTTCAAAGATTTACTTCAGAAAGAAAGCTGCTGTGTACTAACGGATAAGTAAACCCTCTTTAAAGGGTAGttaaagagtgtttttttttcaataagcaTACTAAGTTCATCTTTAAACAGTTTGTTCGGTATGACAGCGTCTAAGGTTTAGACGTCATATGTATTAAAGCAGTATTCTgtgtaataattatgtttaattttcgAAATATCTGTTGATAAATTATtaatacacaaacaataaaatgGCATTTCTGTGGGGAAGTATTTACTAAAAAACTTGAGAAAATTCAGGAAAGAGCATTAAGGTTTATATATGATGACTACAATTCAGATTATGAAACTCTCTTAACTAAATCTAAATTACCTAATTTAAAACTAAGAAGAATTAGAACAATGACACTAGAAATTCataaaattattcataaacaaGGACCAACTTATTTACATGACTTAGTTACTCTTAAATCCCATTCTTTCAATTTTAGGTATAAAAATGTAGCTACCATACCACAGGTAAGAACTACTAGTTATGGCAGCAACTCTTTTCGTTCCTATGCACCTAAACTCTGGAACTCCCTCCCTCAACATCTGAGAGAGGATGTTAACTACGACCGCTTTAAAAGTCTGATTGGGTCATGGGACGGGGAGAGTTGCTCATGAACTTTTTGCCAATAAATATCTGTTGTCTCTTTCTGGTCCTGAACTTCTTGTGATCCACGTCGTGcatgtacattgtatttattatgtatttattttgcttACACTCCTGCAGTTGCTAGTCATAGCATGAGTTATGTCATTAGTTCAAAATCCTTTTGTTTTTGCATGGCTTTATTCCTTATTGCGTATAATTTGATATATATGTCAAACTATGTTGCCTCTTTGTGACATGTATGATGTGATGTTGTTTCTTTATGGTGTGAAATCTGCTTTTGCGTTGCATGGCATTATCCTTATTGCGTATACTTTGCTATATGTTTACAAACTATGTTGCCTCTTTGTGACATGTATGATGTGATGTTGTTTTTATGGTGtgaaagctgctgatcagttcccTTCAAATCTGATTAGAGGTGATAAGTTCTTTAAACCTATTTTAAGTGTCGCACTTTTGTGTCTTTTTTTCTATGTCAGTTTTTTACCCTCTCTccttttatggcagtttttagaCCCTGGGTCAAGGGTCAAGATCAGCAGCTTTAACACAGCTCTTAAATAAGCTAATTTATTACCCCCTTTAAGTATTTTAGAATATATCTTTTATGTATGCTTCTCACTGTGATTCTACAACGTGCTTTTATAAATTAACTTATAATTTGCATGTCCATGTAATTTCTTAACTTTGTGTGCATATGcttatttgttatattgttatgtttgtaatctgtcggtcaaaagctattcatagcttatgttataatgtttgtatactataccgacaataaataaatattgattttatttgatttgatttggcaTTAATACTAGTTTTATTAACCATGTAGCTATAACtgataatacatttcttattgtTCAAACGTTTGAAGTAACTAGACGATGAATTGAAAATTAATAAGGAAAACTCAATCACGCGCGTTTGATTATTCATTATAACAAAGAGAAAAAGAATCCAAAAAGCAAATCTTTTATCAACAAGCACACAATGCTCAAAGCggacaattatatatttattaggCGTATGCTTggtttacaaattatttaaataaaaaaacgaaactATCCAGTTGTTTGTAAACATAGGAAATAGTTATTTCCATGACAACAGCTTGTATATGTAGTATGCGAAGAAACCAACATGTCATACGAAAATAAACCcatgttttgtaaaatgttcgtatGTGGTAATATacacataatataaattaacTGTTATCATGTGCGCACTTTTATGCATAATTAACAGGACAGACGATCTTCAAATGGCTGAATATGGTGGGGAAGGCGAAGGCGATAAACGGCTGATGGAAACGATGCGAATAATGTTAAGGGAGGAGATGAATGAGGGACTACATGATTATAGCATTGGACCGGTTCACAAAAGAGATGAAAAGGCGAAAGACATAGAAGCTGAGTACCAGGAGAAATATCGAGGTATGTGCAACAATACTATTATTTAACAAGACAAGATGGCAATACTCGTAGTTTGCGATTAGTATGGCAATATATCTTGATTTGTCTCGTAACCAATGctatattaacataaataatatgtatgtgtAGATCATTGAAAGAGTACGTTTGGAAAGTAAGAGATGTTAAATAATTTGTCAAACGAAACATATTTACGTCTTAGGCATAATTTCATCAATTGCAAATAAGATGTTATAAACCATTACTTTCAATACCTATGTTAAAATAAAGAAcgtttataatgacaataaagagAGAGAAAAAAGTTCGAGAACAAATATGTGGCTAAACAATTGGTTGCATGCATACAACTCAAATTGTGTTGGTATTTTCCTTACTCTTTCCTTacttttcattaaaattattCACCAACGTTTtacatatttgatttatttagCTCTCCTTAGCACAATAGTGACTCAATCTCAATGAAACGTTGCGAAAGTTTTTTCTTGACAATGTCTAAGTTGGGTTTGATTCTAGGTCACACGCGTGCAAACATCAGGTAAAATCTCACAGAAAACGTGTTACTGCACTACATGTCACATGTATATATAAGTCTTCACAAAACTCGGTCAGAATATCAGACGTTACACTATCTAGACTGAACTTATTCCTAAAACTAGGTTACCTGATTTAAGAAACATCTTGCTACTACTAAGGAGGACGCGATTATGCCTCTTTTTTGATAAAACTTGACCAGAATAATTTATTTGTATGACAATGTGTCACACGCGCCCGGTCAGGTACTGACAATTGGTTTACTTTAATCTCTGGTAAGCTCTTCACGATCGTCATCGCCATCTTGTATTCCAGAAATATAGTATTAGCGCGCTTTGAACGTTATATTGTCagtttattcaaaatgttctttaCGATTCTAAGAAAAATAACATACGTAtacatgttttgaatataattaaGTTTAAGTTAATGTATTAAATAGTTTACATGTTAATTTTATAGCTATAAAAACGAGTCATAAACGAGTAAATGTTGGTTTTGAGGAGATCTGATTTGTGTTtcgtgttaaaaatatttttctctttgtatgtgaaaatggaaatattattttacaaatgttagattaaaagcaaaaatatatatcataacaaaaaacaacaacatcatgcTTGATTAAGAacattgacaaaaaaaatgtgtttgtttttgtatcgATCAGTTTGAAAAGTATTAGTTTAGCCCATCCCCTCTTCGTATGTCTCTGCAGGTGTGCATGGACTGTCAGCACAGACTGTTAGAGGGAAACAGGACATAGAATCGATCACAATGTTCGGCAGTGACACTATAATATCCAACACAGAGGCAGGTGTGCATGAACTGTCAGCACAGACAGTTAGAGGGAAACAGGACATAGAATCGGTTATAATGGACGGCAGTGACACTATAATATCCAACACAGAGGCAGGTGTGCATGAACTGTCGGCTCAGACACTTAGGGGAAAGCAAAACATAGAATCGGCCACAATGGAAGGAAGTGACACTATAATATCCACCACTGAGGCAGGTATGCATGAACTGTCAGCACATACAGTTAGAGGGAAACATGGCATAGAATCGGTTATAATGGACGGCATTGACACTATAGTATCCAACACAGAGGCATGTGTACAGGAGTTGACAGCACATATAGTTAGAGGAAAACATGAATTAGAAGCAGTCATAATGGACGGCAATAACACTATAATATTCAACACAGAGCGAGGTGTGCATGAACTAAAAGCACAGTTTGCGAGAGAGAAAGATAACATACACTCGGATTTAAAGGCCATAAAAGAGGAAATTGTGGCTCAAGCAAAAAGTAATTTCAGAGATTCCAAGACAAATGGTGACGACGTGTACTATTTGCAATGCAAAGGTAAGCATGCGTACATAAACTTTACTGTTAACAGTTACACTTGTTCAAACTGTAATAGGATCACATGCTTGGAATATCTCGAAACATTTTGAGAATAGTGCTGTTTAACTGCAATTTAAAAGATTACAGTACGTATTAATTTAAAATCCGCATCAATTGTTTCCAATATGAATATTACAATTTTCTTCCCCCTCAACGGATTTATAATTGTCTTAAAGCAACAGTTATAACGTTATGACTTGTTTTACCTTAATGATAACTAAGGTATCATTTCCCGGTTTAATCCAAactattaaaatattgatttccTTGATCCAACAAAATCAcgcatattttaatttattgcatTGTAACTGCTAAATAGCTTATGATAGTCGTCTTCTAATATTCTGGCGCCCTCTCAGAAACTCGATGCAATAAACAACGTACTTGGGACAGTGAATTAGACAATGACAAGCAATTTAAGGTAATGTTTAAAAGTCGAACAAAACCCTGGCGCAGATGCCAATCACTAAACGTTTTGATGTTTTGGATAGATGCCAGTCAAGTCAATAAAACAATGCGATGTACAGTACAGTTGTACCATGTTTGGAAATCCCTGGTGAACAAGAGTCATATGCGAACAAAATATCGTAGAAATACCTTAATGTAAAAAGCACTGTTGTAAACACCGATTTTGTCAATTAAGAATACTGAAGCGTtattaaggatgttcgatcgtttccactttacggtaattgattcactatatcgtaaaattaaaaacctttatatattttcacggtttcaaaatattaggttggaataaacgagtgtaaattctagttttactgttttgataaTGCGCCTTCaaattttcggcatttacatattttcgagatttactgcattgaaaccaagcgttcgattgcttgacgtcacttcgtgatcgacatcgaGGAAACGCTTGCTTGcgctgtagatgttattttctgtgcaaatgcaagcgtctattgataacgaaacgataatttgtcaacaatgagaatcagatacttggcttaataattttcatttaaaatgtctaatttggatataattcggaatacaaaacgaaacttaaaaggtatttaaaacaacaacgttcaaaagaacaatgtggatttcaatagaaagactatttccaccgacaatcaggatttccggtatgaccactgttattttgacgatttttctatcggttcgtcggtaagcgtgaccacatgtgacaacagcgatgctagttggatataaaattggtagacgtgtcgttgaactcgacacattgACCGAATCGCTTTTAGCATGCAGTGCTTGTCAAGTGcccatgaatttacttaacactGTAGAAAACATGGATTTCGGACAGGCATGTGTTTTGGACATACAGTTTAGCAATTGTGGTGCAGTAAATAATGCGGCTACTGGACGGAAACATggcagagtttatgacatgatcacaaagcttgcatttgggtaagacttctttgtctttttggtacattggtgcattatatcatgatttattgtcacaattactgatacttttgaatacattcagatagTTATCTCTAAGTAATTCGCgtgtagtctacatgcatacattttttatattgtacttgctatatttttccttcatattttgtctgatttactgccagtaaacacaattacagtagaatgtgaatggttgtccttagttaaacatgtatatttaaaagtgaaataagtttattttcttcctgcagtcctagttattaataccggtaataaatatgaaattttacaagtttacaaaacattaatattctcaatttgtcaaatacgtattggttttgaaaataaagggcttgcattaattattatttgtgtgtatgtagatcactaggtcgtataaaatgttgtaacttttgtaaattagtgacattatttcatattattttattccgcataagcatattctagcattgtgcattgtcaactgttctgtcatttactgcaatctgtttcaggtaaatcaaaaactgggtgtttcacctgggactttcacatcgaaactggcccttctccatgaccttcagcacaaaaaaagaaaggctataGCTGTTACTCGTGCAGCAAAACAGTGACGCATAAGACTTAAAACTcgaacggtatttttaattatgggcattttatatttaaaacacagtattcttcatttgtatgcccccaattggcgacatagttttcgcactgtccgttgGTAGGTCAGTCCCTCACACTTTTCgtgcctgctctctaattcaagtagttttcaccaatcttcaccaaactgggtttcttacaattgtatggattatttttttatatagttacaaagttggagtttggggcatccgtgtcgtgtggacacatttcttgttgtagattgtatcaatagatccatcaattatatatgcaaagtagtagtaacatttaaaagcatatgctaatgtttgtaaattgattattgtaaaagcattaatgtgctgtgtaatcatttctttaaataaaaatcagaGATAACCCAAGAAGGTGCAAgcaaattttccaatttgaaattctgtttttctgttcaggcattcaaaggacagtgcaagaagtaagagcgggaccaacatacagttcaaacatagaggaccaagaCGTTGAAGTTACAACTATCCCCCCACCTATACCCAAGCCTGGTCCAGCAGggctagacactactgggaaggaatttgttttctttgatttggaaacaagagggttaggtaaagtttatttttaacatattccttattcacagtgttgcacacacagaagtttatcttggtccaattcaggtatttaggtactctaaatctccaaagttgaacttctattaaaaaatatacatatttacttacatgtataacataattcaacctgctactgctgagtaactcaatgtgtaagagatatcgtgtgaattgttggtcaacctagcatatgattgaattgcaacaagagttatgttcagactaatttctcattttgctttcatataatacatcattcttaatctttattgataaaatgatagtaaataccacttagatgatgcaatgttacattacccACAACTGGCTTTAGTACAttattgtgcatcatttaagaatttaaacactcttctcttcgcttcttcagatttatgaataCATAAGATCATTAGATGCCAACAACTTACTTTGATATATCCATGAAtggaagaaaagagcgtttcaattttcataataacagttattatgccccccttggaagagagagttaatattgttttgctggatgtttgtCTGTGGGTAGATCAttaagtttccgatcaataatttgtcaactttttcactgattggctttttactctccatgtgcatagggattggac
Encoded here:
- the LOC127835951 gene encoding uncharacterized protein LOC127835951, translating into MAEYGGEGEGDKRLMETMRIMLREEMNEGLHDYSIGPVHKRDEKAKDIEAEYQEKYRGVHGLSAQTVRGKQDIESITMFGSDTIISNTEAGVHELSAQTVRGKQDIESVIMDGSDTIISNTEAGVHELSAQTLRGKQNIESATMEGSDTIISTTEAGMHELSAHTVRGKHGIESVIMDGIDTIVSNTEACVQELTAHIVRGKHELEAVIMDGNNTIIFNTERGVHELKAQFAREKDNIHSDLKAIKEEIVAQAKSNFRDSKTNGDDVYYLQCKVEQNPGADANH